Proteins found in one Amycolatopsis umgeniensis genomic segment:
- a CDS encoding LysE family transporter: MTWSSYSSYLLIVVLIVLAPGPDTMVMLKNSLSGGTRGGFLATAGIFVANSVQGTAAALGLGVVIAQSQPVFVTLKWVGAAYLVFLGIQALRGAWRGDYSGLAAVKQQRSSGFRRFREGFLSNITNPKVLVLYLSVLPQFLDPVKTSAWDALLLAYTVAVLGAIWLMMLLFFVHRVRTWLERRKVRRALDGVTGTALVGFGAALVLEG, encoded by the coding sequence GTGACCTGGAGTTCTTACAGCAGCTATCTGCTCATCGTCGTCCTGATCGTCCTCGCGCCGGGGCCGGACACGATGGTGATGCTCAAGAACTCTCTCTCCGGCGGCACCCGCGGCGGGTTCCTGGCCACGGCAGGGATCTTCGTGGCCAATTCCGTCCAGGGCACCGCCGCCGCGCTCGGCCTCGGCGTCGTCATCGCGCAGTCGCAGCCGGTGTTCGTGACGCTCAAGTGGGTCGGTGCCGCCTACCTGGTCTTCCTCGGTATCCAGGCGCTGCGCGGCGCGTGGCGCGGTGACTACTCCGGCCTCGCGGCGGTGAAGCAGCAGCGGTCGAGCGGGTTCCGCCGCTTCCGTGAAGGCTTCCTCTCCAACATCACCAACCCGAAGGTCCTCGTGCTGTACCTGTCGGTGCTGCCGCAGTTCCTCGACCCCGTGAAGACCTCCGCGTGGGACGCGCTGCTGCTCGCCTACACCGTCGCGGTGCTGGGCGCGATCTGGCTGATGATGCTGCTGTTCTTCGTGCACCGCGTGCGGACCTGGCTGGAACGGCGCAAGGTCCGCCGCGCGCTCGACGGCGTCACCGGAACCGCACTGGTCGGTTTCGGCGCGGCGCTCGTGCTGGAGGGCTAG
- the murA gene encoding UDP-N-acetylglucosamine 1-carboxyvinyltransferase has protein sequence MSEHFDVHGGARLVGEVDVVGAKNSVLKLMAAALLAEGTTTITNCPQILDVPLMGDVLRSVGCDVVIDGDTAKITTPAELSHRADSAAMGKLRASVCVLGPLVGRLKQAVVALPGGDAIGSRPLDMHQNGLRKLGATSTIEHGCVVAKADGLHGAQIWLDFPSVGATENILMAAVLAEGTTVIDNAAREPEIVDICTMLTEMGAKVEGAGTSTLTVEGVEKLNPTEHRVIGDRIVGATWAFAAAMTRGDLTVRGVNPHYLDLVLDKLRLAGAEVETFDGEGFRIVQNERPKAVDWVTLPYPGFATDLQPFAVALSAVSEGTSMITENIYEARFRFIEEMMRLSGDARTDGHHAVVRGVEKLSSAPVWAADIRAGAGLVLAGLCADGVTEVWDVFHIDRGYPHFVENLNRLGARIERVSGEPERA, from the coding sequence ATGAGCGAGCACTTCGACGTGCACGGCGGAGCACGGCTGGTCGGCGAGGTCGACGTGGTCGGGGCGAAGAACAGCGTCCTGAAACTGATGGCCGCGGCCCTGTTGGCCGAGGGCACGACGACCATCACGAACTGCCCCCAGATCCTGGACGTCCCGCTGATGGGCGACGTCCTGCGCAGTGTCGGCTGCGACGTCGTCATCGACGGCGACACCGCCAAGATCACCACTCCGGCCGAACTGTCGCACCGGGCCGATTCGGCCGCGATGGGCAAGCTGCGCGCGTCGGTGTGCGTGCTGGGCCCGCTGGTCGGACGGCTCAAGCAGGCCGTCGTGGCGCTGCCGGGCGGTGACGCCATCGGCTCCCGTCCGCTGGACATGCACCAGAACGGCCTGCGCAAGCTGGGCGCCACCAGCACCATCGAGCACGGCTGCGTCGTGGCGAAGGCCGACGGCCTGCACGGCGCGCAGATCTGGCTGGACTTCCCGAGTGTCGGCGCCACCGAGAACATCCTGATGGCCGCCGTGCTCGCCGAGGGCACCACGGTCATCGACAACGCCGCGCGCGAGCCCGAGATCGTCGACATCTGCACGATGCTGACCGAGATGGGCGCGAAGGTCGAAGGCGCGGGCACCTCGACCCTCACCGTCGAGGGCGTCGAGAAGCTGAACCCCACCGAGCACCGCGTGATCGGCGACCGGATCGTGGGCGCGACCTGGGCGTTCGCCGCCGCGATGACCCGGGGCGACCTGACCGTCCGCGGCGTCAACCCGCACTACCTCGACCTGGTCCTCGACAAGCTCCGCCTGGCCGGTGCCGAGGTCGAGACGTTCGACGGCGAGGGTTTCCGCATCGTCCAGAACGAGCGCCCGAAGGCCGTCGACTGGGTGACGCTGCCGTACCCCGGCTTCGCGACCGACCTGCAGCCGTTCGCGGTGGCGCTGTCGGCGGTGTCCGAGGGCACTTCGATGATCACGGAGAACATCTACGAGGCCCGTTTCCGGTTCATCGAAGAGATGATGCGGCTCTCCGGCGACGCGCGCACCGATGGGCACCACGCCGTCGTCCGCGGCGTGGAGAAGCTCTCCAGCGCGCCGGTGTGGGCCGCGGACATCCGCGCCGGCGCCGGGCTGGTGCTGGCCGGGCTGTGCGCGGACGGGGTCACCGAGGTCTGGGACGTCTTCCACATCGACCGCGGCTACCCGCATTTCGTGGAGAACCTGAACCGCCTCGGCGCCCGGATCGAGCGAGTCTCGGGCGAACCCGAGCGCGCCTGA
- a CDS encoding cob(I)yrinic acid a,c-diamide adenosyltransferase — protein sequence MVVRINRVYTKVGDNGTTALGDGSRVPKTSPRLSAYADVDEANSVIGLALAMGGLSGEITDVLRGVQNDLFDVGADLCAPIVENPPYEPLRITERYIERLEGWCDEFNERVPKLTSFILPGGTPGAAFLHQARTVARRAERSGWALLEAEPTTTNQLALKYLNRLSDLLFILSRLANPDGDILWQPGGAS from the coding sequence ATGGTCGTTCGCATCAACCGCGTGTACACGAAGGTCGGCGACAACGGCACCACGGCGCTCGGCGACGGCTCCCGCGTGCCGAAGACGTCGCCGCGGCTGTCCGCGTACGCCGACGTCGACGAAGCCAACTCGGTCATCGGGCTCGCGCTCGCCATGGGCGGTCTGTCCGGGGAAATCACGGACGTCCTGCGCGGGGTGCAGAACGATCTCTTCGACGTCGGCGCGGATCTGTGCGCGCCGATCGTGGAGAACCCGCCCTACGAACCGCTGCGCATCACCGAGCGGTACATCGAACGGCTGGAAGGCTGGTGCGACGAGTTCAACGAGCGCGTGCCGAAGCTGACGTCGTTCATCCTGCCGGGTGGCACCCCGGGGGCGGCGTTCCTGCACCAGGCGCGCACAGTCGCGCGGCGGGCGGAGCGGTCCGGATGGGCACTGCTCGAGGCCGAACCCACGACGACGAACCAGCTCGCGCTGAAGTACCTGAACCGGCTTTCGGACCTGCTGTTCATCCTGTCGCGACTGGCCAATCCGGACGGCGACATCCTGTGGCAGCCCGGCGGCGCCTCCTGA